A genomic stretch from Candidatus Dormiibacterota bacterium includes:
- a CDS encoding Gfo/Idh/MocA family oxidoreductase, with amino-acid sequence MSQSPMSQSPPLAPGRLGLGMVGCGRFGEFCLTAFRTIPSLALVGVTDRDQRRAEATAEAFGVAAYSDYMALLADPRVQVVAINTPPALHASMAVAAAAAGKHVFCEKPLATTMDDATAVLRAVRDARVRLAVDYVMRWNPLYGLMRHLGSLPAGSGLLLGRLRRFALENYAADEDLALDHWFWDEAISGGIFVEHGVHFFDVCDWLMGSHPLAVQALQVRRPGAGPIDTVAATCTHEGGATSSFLHAFTHPNRAQYQSITLDWGFAHGRLTGWIPVSLELEVWTDVHGRAVLEHLPTDSGELLNVPGFRLSGDETVEVSQVETYGNRGPWRARSESRDVSTRVRVRASLGGEPAKEHVYRESVRAGMVDLVSAILEDRLPRVAGVDAWRSLATAVAAREAVESAQPVVPATLPVDLSG; translated from the coding sequence ATGAGCCAGTCACCAATGAGCCAGTCACCGCCGCTTGCCCCCGGTCGCCTGGGACTAGGCATGGTCGGCTGCGGTCGTTTTGGCGAATTCTGTCTCACCGCGTTTCGGACCATCCCCAGCCTGGCGCTGGTCGGGGTGACCGACCGGGACCAGCGCCGGGCGGAGGCAACCGCCGAGGCCTTCGGTGTCGCGGCATATTCGGACTATATGGCTCTGCTCGCAGACCCCCGCGTCCAGGTGGTAGCCATCAACACGCCGCCAGCGCTGCACGCATCAATGGCGGTCGCGGCAGCCGCAGCTGGCAAGCATGTCTTTTGTGAGAAACCCCTGGCCACGACCATGGACGACGCGACGGCGGTGCTTCGTGCCGTCCGCGATGCGCGCGTTCGGCTCGCGGTGGACTACGTCATGCGCTGGAACCCGCTTTACGGTCTGATGCGCCACCTCGGATCGCTACCGGCAGGGAGCGGCCTATTGCTTGGTCGGCTACGCCGGTTCGCCCTGGAAAACTACGCGGCAGACGAGGACCTCGCCCTGGACCATTGGTTCTGGGACGAGGCGATCAGCGGTGGCATCTTCGTTGAACATGGCGTGCATTTCTTCGATGTCTGTGACTGGCTGATGGGCAGTCATCCGCTGGCGGTCCAGGCGCTCCAGGTTCGGCGACCTGGCGCCGGTCCGATCGACACCGTGGCGGCGACGTGCACCCACGAAGGCGGGGCAACGTCCAGCTTCCTGCATGCCTTTACGCACCCGAACCGTGCCCAGTACCAATCGATCACCCTTGATTGGGGATTTGCTCACGGCCGGCTGACCGGATGGATCCCGGTCAGCCTCGAATTGGAGGTCTGGACCGACGTCCATGGACGGGCGGTGCTCGAGCATCTTCCGACCGACAGCGGGGAACTTCTCAACGTGCCAGGATTCCGGCTGTCAGGTGACGAAACCGTAGAGGTCTCCCAGGTCGAGACGTACGGAAACCGGGGACCGTGGCGTGCACGCAGCGAGAGCCGGGATGTCAGCACGCGGGTGCGGGTTCGCGCCAGCCTCGGAGGCGAGCCGGCCAAGGAGCACGTCTATCGAGAGAGCGTTCGGGCCGGAATGGTCGACCTGGTCTCGGCCATCCTGGAGGATCGGTTGCCGCGGGTAGCCGGCGTCGATGCATGGCGCAGCCTGGCGACCGCGGTGGCGGCCCGAGAAGCGGTCGAATCGGCGCAGCCTGTGGTGCCGGCCACGCTTCCGGTCGACCTTAGCGGCTAG
- a CDS encoding sugar ABC transporter permease — translation MAVGTSPVVAMNAGLPTPVKVGAPRRGRPWREWLTSYAFLIPAFIVIGGFTFVAMVMAVFISLFKYDGFTLEWAGLNNYAKALVNADFHRALLNVVYYMVVVVTFQTILALTMALVLDRIMVGRGVFRTIYYLPAITSSVVMGLIFSWLFSPGGWVGGLLGIVIPGARQFGFLLDPGTALPAIMTTTIWSTAASFMIVFVAGLQDIPTHVYEAAKIDGAVGWRSLWNITIPLLRPTIFLVVVLGTIGTLQVFDQVYVMTNGGPLKSTLTPVFLIYTNGFRDFSFGLGSAEAFILFAIIFAFTLIQRRFIDTTVEY, via the coding sequence ATGGCTGTAGGGACCAGTCCGGTGGTTGCGATGAATGCGGGGCTGCCCACCCCGGTAAAGGTGGGGGCCCCCCGACGCGGACGTCCCTGGCGCGAGTGGCTGACCTCGTACGCCTTCCTCATTCCGGCCTTCATCGTCATCGGCGGCTTCACGTTTGTGGCAATGGTGATGGCCGTCTTCATCAGCTTGTTCAAATACGACGGCTTCACGCTCGAGTGGGCCGGCCTGAACAACTACGCGAAGGCCCTTGTGAACGCCGACTTCCACCGCGCCCTTCTGAACGTGGTCTATTACATGGTGGTCGTCGTGACCTTCCAGACGATCCTGGCGCTGACGATGGCCCTGGTCCTCGACCGCATCATGGTGGGCCGCGGCGTCTTTCGCACCATCTATTACCTGCCCGCGATCACCTCGTCGGTGGTGATGGGGCTGATCTTCAGCTGGCTCTTCTCACCCGGTGGGTGGGTTGGCGGCCTGCTGGGTATCGTCATCCCCGGGGCTCGCCAATTCGGCTTTCTCCTCGACCCTGGAACAGCCCTGCCGGCCATCATGACGACAACCATCTGGTCAACGGCCGCCTCCTTCATGATCGTGTTCGTGGCGGGCCTCCAGGACATCCCGACCCATGTCTACGAGGCGGCGAAGATCGATGGTGCGGTCGGTTGGCGATCCTTGTGGAACATCACGATACCGCTTCTCCGGCCGACGATCTTCCTTGTTGTCGTGCTGGGCACAATCGGGACGCTCCAGGTCTTCGACCAGGTCTACGTGATGACCAATGGCGGTCCGCTGAAGTCGACGCTCACTCCTGTCTTCCTGATATACACCAACGGGTTTCGAGATTTCAGCTTCGGGCTGGGGAGCGCGGAAGCGTTCATCCTCTTCGCGATCATCTTCGCCTTCACCCTCATCCAGCGCCGTTTCATCGACACGACGGTCGAGTACTGA
- a CDS encoding sugar ABC transporter permease, whose product MAAAVRARAPRNRLRSLFGEHPIGYLFAAPFVLFLIGIYAYPFFYAIYMSFFDYFFSAPGAEVVRPFVGLGNYARVLQDPLFHIAIRNVVIFLVINVPLTVGLSMVLATALNSAIRFRTFFRAAYYVPYITASVAAVGIWLWLFSGFGLVDKLLGPLAPNPSFLINALLAMPIIALYVTWKGLGFYILVYLAALQTIPKELYEASKVDGASPIQSFFAVTVPGLRPATLLVIVTAVITGANFFTEPYLLTGGGGPENQSVSPVFLIYRFGIEQNHPGYAAAIGILLAIGVLLISGINRFVLERP is encoded by the coding sequence GTGGCGGCGGCGGTTCGAGCGCGCGCACCCCGTAACCGATTGCGGAGCCTGTTTGGGGAACACCCGATCGGGTACCTGTTCGCCGCCCCCTTCGTGCTCTTCCTGATAGGGATTTACGCTTACCCGTTCTTTTACGCGATCTACATGTCGTTCTTCGATTACTTCTTTTCGGCACCAGGGGCAGAGGTCGTTCGCCCCTTCGTGGGGCTGGGGAACTACGCCCGAGTGCTGCAGGACCCGCTGTTCCACATCGCTATTCGAAACGTCGTCATCTTTCTTGTGATCAATGTCCCACTGACCGTCGGCTTATCGATGGTGCTGGCCACCGCACTCAACAGTGCGATTCGGTTCCGCACCTTCTTCCGCGCCGCCTACTACGTCCCCTACATCACCGCGAGCGTCGCGGCGGTGGGTATCTGGCTCTGGCTATTCAGCGGCTTCGGCCTGGTCGATAAGCTCCTTGGGCCGCTCGCCCCCAACCCGTCGTTCCTCATAAATGCCCTGTTGGCGATGCCGATCATCGCCCTCTACGTCACCTGGAAGGGGCTTGGCTTCTACATCCTGGTCTATCTCGCCGCCCTGCAGACCATCCCCAAGGAGCTCTACGAGGCGTCAAAGGTAGACGGCGCCAGCCCCATCCAAAGCTTCTTTGCGGTGACCGTGCCCGGACTGAGGCCGGCGACCCTGCTGGTCATCGTTACCGCCGTCATCACCGGGGCCAACTTCTTTACAGAGCCCTACCTTCTGACCGGGGGCGGGGGCCCGGAGAACCAGTCCGTCTCGCCGGTATTTTTGATTTACCGGTTCGGTATTGAGCAGAACCATCCTGGTTACGCGGCCGCGATCGGGATCCTGCTGGCCATTGGAGTGCTGCTCATCTCCGGCATCAACCGCTTCGTCCTGGAGCGGCCTTAG
- a CDS encoding extracellular solute-binding protein, with translation MMSSRHALLAAGVVLSLGLAACGGGSNAATGSTKGSIKIWYSNNAEEVKWGDAVVAAWNQSHSSEQVTAEQIPAGKSSEEVIGAAITAGTTPCLIFNTAPAAVSQFQKQGGLVSLSSFSDGNSFIEGRTGDRASQYKSPNGSYYQMPWKSNPVMIFYNKDIFTKASIDATNPPLKTYDQFLSTAQAVVSKGGAKAAIWPSPTSEFYQPWFDFYPLFIAQSKGKQLIENGEPQFNSADGLAVANFWKQLYTKNLAPKEAAQGDSFATGQSAMAIVGPWAIPVYTGKVKWGVAPVPTKDGMDASAIHTFSDEKSIGMYSSCKNQGTAWEFLKFAVSKDSDGKLLDLTGQMPMRSDLASAYPSYFSAHPDYKLFADQAARSVEVPNVPNSVEMWQDFRAAYSKSVIFGSQGVDQAFKDAAAQIKTLVKS, from the coding sequence ATGATGAGTTCACGCCATGCTCTCCTCGCCGCCGGAGTCGTCCTGAGTCTCGGCCTTGCCGCGTGTGGAGGCGGCAGCAATGCCGCGACGGGCAGCACAAAGGGTTCGATCAAGATCTGGTACTCCAACAACGCCGAAGAGGTGAAGTGGGGGGACGCCGTTGTCGCTGCCTGGAACCAGAGCCATTCGAGCGAGCAGGTGACCGCCGAGCAGATCCCGGCCGGGAAGAGTTCGGAGGAAGTCATTGGAGCCGCCATCACCGCGGGCACGACCCCCTGCCTCATCTTCAACACGGCCCCGGCGGCCGTATCCCAGTTCCAGAAACAGGGCGGTCTGGTCAGTCTGAGCAGTTTCTCCGACGGAAACTCCTTCATCGAGGGGCGCACTGGTGACCGAGCCTCGCAATACAAGTCTCCCAATGGCAGCTACTACCAGATGCCCTGGAAGAGCAACCCGGTGATGATCTTCTACAACAAGGATATCTTCACGAAGGCGAGCATCGATGCGACCAACCCGCCGCTCAAGACGTACGACCAGTTCCTGAGCACCGCGCAGGCCGTCGTCAGCAAAGGCGGCGCCAAGGCCGCGATCTGGCCGTCGCCGACCTCTGAGTTCTACCAGCCCTGGTTCGACTTCTATCCGCTGTTCATCGCCCAGAGCAAGGGCAAGCAGCTGATCGAGAACGGGGAACCGCAGTTCAATAGCGCCGACGGTCTGGCGGTCGCAAACTTCTGGAAGCAGCTCTACACAAAGAACCTCGCCCCCAAGGAAGCGGCCCAGGGCGATTCCTTTGCCACCGGTCAGAGCGCGATGGCAATCGTGGGGCCGTGGGCGATTCCCGTCTATACCGGCAAGGTGAAATGGGGCGTGGCCCCGGTTCCGACCAAGGACGGGATGGATGCGAGCGCCATCCACACCTTTTCCGATGAGAAGTCGATCGGCATGTACTCGAGCTGCAAGAATCAGGGCACCGCATGGGAGTTCTTGAAGTTCGCCGTCAGCAAGGACAGCGACGGCAAGTTGCTCGACCTTACCGGCCAGATGCCGATGCGGAGCGACCTTGCGTCGGCCTACCCGAGCTATTTCTCAGCCCACCCTGACTACAAGTTGTTCGCCGACCAGGCCGCACGCTCGGTCGAAGTCCCCAACGTGCCGAACTCGGTGGAAATGTGGCAGGACTTCCGGGCCGCATACTCCAAGTCGGTCATCTTCGGCAGCCAAGGTGTCGACCAGGCATTCAAGGACGCAGCCGCCCAGATCAAGACCCTCGTCAAGTCGTAA
- a CDS encoding ABC transporter substrate-binding protein yields the protein MRLGLALAAMSAVLLTACGGASQSAGGDISKASGTIRFSGWTSTPAEDQLLKDELAAFKVKYPNINVTYEPVPQDFRTKLKAQLASGTEPDAFYVELGDAAGFMQKHVLLDLRNEMAKTGTNASDFSGQVLSAFKQGEAIYGVPKDSNTLALFYNKDMFTAAGVAPPTKDWTWADLTSAAKKLTKPGQWGLITNADSARWAPIVYQNGGQVLNADNTKSMLLDPATVEATKYYLSFKQNGSGTYSGALGAGIGWPGDAFAKGKAAMVMEGGWLIPFMKDYPTINWSATELPQGKKRGNLVFTVGYSISAKSKNPDAAWVLLNYLTSPDNQKTVLHSGFALPTRTALASDPYFATHPAEAAIFAGNAYAKPFSWGINSGKVADAISAALERVLLGKQSVDDSLKQADKEVTDALAS from the coding sequence ATGCGGCTTGGCTTAGCACTGGCTGCGATGTCGGCGGTGCTACTGACGGCCTGCGGCGGTGCGTCGCAGTCGGCGGGCGGCGACATCAGCAAAGCATCGGGGACGATTCGATTCAGCGGATGGACCTCGACGCCGGCGGAGGACCAGCTCCTCAAGGATGAGCTCGCGGCGTTCAAGGTGAAGTATCCAAATATCAATGTCACCTACGAGCCGGTCCCCCAGGACTTCCGGACCAAGCTGAAGGCCCAGTTGGCCAGCGGCACCGAGCCCGACGCCTTCTACGTTGAGCTCGGAGACGCAGCCGGCTTCATGCAGAAGCATGTCCTGCTCGATCTGCGCAACGAGATGGCGAAGACCGGCACAAACGCTTCGGATTTCTCCGGCCAGGTGCTTAGCGCCTTCAAGCAGGGCGAGGCGATCTACGGCGTCCCGAAGGACTCCAACACGCTGGCGCTCTTCTACAACAAGGACATGTTCACCGCGGCCGGCGTGGCCCCGCCGACCAAGGATTGGACCTGGGCGGACCTGACGTCTGCGGCCAAGAAGTTGACCAAGCCAGGCCAGTGGGGCCTGATCACCAACGCCGACTCCGCTCGCTGGGCGCCCATCGTCTACCAGAACGGCGGCCAGGTGCTCAACGCCGACAATACGAAGTCGATGCTCCTCGATCCCGCCACCGTCGAGGCAACCAAGTATTACCTTTCGTTCAAGCAGAACGGGAGTGGCACCTACTCGGGTGCCCTCGGAGCCGGGATTGGTTGGCCAGGCGACGCGTTCGCCAAAGGCAAGGCGGCGATGGTCATGGAGGGTGGCTGGCTCATCCCCTTCATGAAGGACTACCCGACAATCAATTGGTCGGCGACCGAGCTGCCCCAGGGCAAGAAGCGTGGGAACCTGGTCTTCACAGTCGGGTACTCAATCTCGGCCAAGTCCAAGAACCCGGACGCGGCGTGGGTCCTGCTCAACTACCTCACAAGCCCCGACAATCAAAAGACCGTTCTTCACTCCGGCTTCGCGCTTCCGACGCGGACCGCCCTCGCGAGCGATCCGTACTTCGCGACCCATCCGGCAGAGGCGGCAATCTTCGCCGGCAATGCCTACGCAAAGCCGTTCTCCTGGGGCATCAACTCCGGCAAGGTTGCGGACGCGATCAGCGCAGCCCTCGAACGGGTCCTGCTCGGGAAACAGTCGGTCGATGATTCGCTGAAGCAAGCCGACAAAGAGGTAACCGACGCGCTGGCAAGCTAG
- a CDS encoding carbohydrate ABC transporter permease has protein sequence MATATTDLVGAPTQQVEAQGPPEHRKKVSAPWLRLFALSLGALVFVFPFYYMVVSALQREPNPNISGAFPNPGSLSFDNFVAINTAINLLRTLLNSGLFTGGVLLGTLVFGGLAGYALAQLHFRGRQALFYTLILLLVLPFQLLMIPLYVLIARNFGLGDTLLGMILPFAINPTAVFIFRQFFMQIPSEMLEAARIDGASELAILTRVVAPLTRPAILTATLITFIGPWNEFLWPFLITKRLELEPLAVALANYISTVAQRAANPYGTILAGATVLAIPVVILFLIFQRQFIESSVGSSVKG, from the coding sequence ATGGCGACCGCGACGACTGATCTGGTCGGGGCGCCCACGCAGCAGGTCGAAGCGCAGGGGCCGCCCGAGCATCGAAAAAAGGTGTCCGCACCGTGGTTGAGGCTCTTCGCACTTTCCCTTGGGGCGCTAGTGTTCGTGTTCCCCTTCTATTACATGGTGGTCAGCGCCTTGCAGCGGGAGCCGAACCCGAACATCTCGGGCGCCTTCCCAAATCCAGGCAGCCTGTCTTTTGACAACTTCGTCGCCATCAACACCGCGATCAATCTCTTAAGGACCCTTCTCAACTCGGGCCTCTTTACGGGTGGCGTGCTCCTGGGAACGCTGGTGTTTGGCGGGCTGGCCGGATATGCGCTGGCGCAACTTCATTTCCGAGGGCGGCAGGCGCTCTTCTACACCCTGATTCTGTTACTCGTGCTCCCCTTCCAATTGCTGATGATCCCGCTCTACGTTCTGATCGCCAGGAACTTCGGCCTCGGCGACACGCTCCTGGGCATGATCCTGCCGTTCGCCATCAACCCGACCGCGGTCTTCATCTTCCGCCAGTTCTTTATGCAAATTCCCAGTGAGATGTTAGAGGCGGCGCGCATCGACGGCGCTTCCGAGCTGGCAATCCTGACCCGGGTGGTCGCGCCCTTGACCAGGCCCGCGATCTTGACCGCGACGCTGATCACCTTCATCGGTCCCTGGAACGAATTCCTCTGGCCATTCTTGATCACCAAGAGACTGGAGCTCGAACCACTGGCGGTGGCGCTGGCCAACTACATCTCCACAGTGGCCCAGCGGGCCGCCAACCCGTACGGAACGATCCTGGCGGGGGCCACCGTGCTGGCCATCCCGGTGGTCATTCTCTTCCTGATATTCCAGCGGCAGTTCATCGAATCGTCGGTCGGTTCGAGCGTGAAGGGGTAA
- a CDS encoding glycogen debranching N-terminal domain-containing protein has product MPVTVGPSTLTINYDRQFLISQPNATMLPQDDVGFYASDTRFVSGYGLTLNGRSPKLLDAIAVEHFSARYEFMTPELPLGPGSNAGADGLLPEGSIGLRLERTILEGIHEDYDLTNYAMYPVRLVLEIAIESDFADVFDVRSHRLIRRGDLQTTWLPRMGELRSTYRNRSFRRGLLVKVEKAGSKPEYANGRLVFRLDLAPRAEWHTCLKWLPVIGPRPARTLPCHALLLDESRRMHKLPPLEIVTSHPTLPAIWRQAVEDTDALRMVDTTVRGGMFVPAAGIPWFVTLFGRDSLVVSMESISAFPEFALGALRTLARLQATDDSAEQDKEPGKIPHEIRTGELASLKLLPFAPYYGTADATPLFIIVLSYAYQWSGDVALLQRYRRNAEAALNWLLQYGDRDGDGFQEYSRRSSQGIFNQGWKDSWDGIRHGDGSIPEAPIALCELQGYAFDALLRMAEIYDLLKEPDKAADLRERARQLYQRFNEVFWWEAEGTYYLGLDKDKRPMETVASNAGHCLSSGIVPPDRAERVVDRLMADDMWSGWGIRTLSSKHPGYNPYSYHCGSVWPHDNATIAGGFRRAGRHTEAQRVAEGIFAAAERFDAYRLPELFSGLPRDAGAFPVPYLGANVPQAWAAAAVFRLVAILCGIHTVGRTRTMYVNPDLPDWLPSLTLRNLRAGRGAMELHLERNRVQVAGNTTGFKVVHGRLPRPALVEAPLARS; this is encoded by the coding sequence ATGCCAGTCACGGTTGGGCCGTCGACCCTGACCATCAACTACGATCGACAGTTCCTGATCAGCCAGCCCAACGCCACCATGCTCCCCCAGGATGACGTCGGCTTCTACGCGAGCGACACGCGATTCGTCAGCGGATACGGCCTCACCCTTAATGGGCGGTCCCCGAAGTTACTCGACGCCATCGCGGTCGAGCACTTCTCCGCACGGTACGAATTCATGACGCCGGAGCTTCCCCTCGGTCCCGGCTCGAATGCCGGTGCCGATGGACTCCTTCCGGAAGGCTCGATCGGGTTGCGGCTGGAGCGCACCATCCTCGAAGGGATCCATGAGGACTACGACCTCACGAACTACGCGATGTATCCCGTGCGGCTCGTGCTCGAAATCGCCATCGAGTCGGATTTCGCCGACGTCTTCGATGTCCGGAGTCACCGGCTGATCCGCCGTGGCGACCTGCAGACCACTTGGCTGCCCCGCATGGGGGAGTTGCGCAGCACCTACCGGAACCGCAGTTTCCGGCGCGGCCTCCTGGTCAAGGTCGAGAAGGCGGGATCCAAGCCGGAATACGCGAATGGTCGACTGGTGTTCCGGCTCGATCTCGCCCCCAGGGCGGAATGGCATACCTGTCTGAAATGGCTGCCGGTGATCGGTCCGCGGCCGGCTCGCACGCTGCCCTGTCACGCCCTCCTCCTTGACGAGTCGCGCCGGATGCACAAGCTTCCGCCGCTCGAGATCGTGACCAGTCATCCCACGCTTCCCGCGATCTGGCGACAGGCGGTGGAGGACACCGATGCGCTGCGCATGGTCGATACCACGGTCAGGGGCGGCATGTTCGTGCCCGCGGCCGGCATCCCCTGGTTCGTGACCCTGTTCGGCCGCGACTCGCTGGTCGTCTCCATGGAAAGCATCAGCGCCTTTCCCGAGTTCGCGCTCGGAGCGCTGCGGACCCTGGCCCGGCTGCAGGCGACCGATGACTCAGCGGAGCAGGACAAAGAACCGGGAAAGATCCCGCACGAGATCCGCACCGGCGAGTTGGCGAGCTTGAAGCTCCTGCCCTTCGCGCCCTACTACGGCACGGCGGATGCCACGCCGCTGTTCATCATCGTGCTCTCTTACGCCTACCAGTGGTCGGGGGACGTTGCCTTGCTGCAGCGCTATCGCCGCAATGCTGAGGCCGCCCTGAACTGGCTGCTGCAGTACGGGGATCGGGACGGTGACGGGTTCCAGGAATACTCGCGGCGCTCGAGCCAGGGCATCTTCAACCAGGGATGGAAGGACTCCTGGGATGGGATCCGGCATGGGGACGGTTCGATCCCGGAGGCACCCATCGCGCTCTGCGAGCTGCAGGGCTACGCGTTCGACGCGCTACTGCGGATGGCGGAAATCTACGACCTGCTAAAAGAGCCGGACAAGGCGGCCGACCTTCGCGAGCGCGCCCGGCAGCTGTACCAACGGTTCAACGAGGTCTTCTGGTGGGAGGCGGAGGGCACCTACTATCTCGGGCTCGACAAGGACAAGCGGCCGATGGAGACGGTGGCCTCGAACGCCGGCCACTGCCTCAGCAGCGGGATTGTGCCGCCCGACCGCGCCGAGCGGGTCGTCGACCGGCTAATGGCCGACGACATGTGGAGCGGCTGGGGGATCCGGACGCTGTCGAGCAAGCACCCCGGCTACAACCCGTACTCGTACCACTGCGGATCGGTCTGGCCGCACGACAACGCGACAATCGCGGGCGGCTTCCGCCGGGCCGGCCGGCACACCGAGGCCCAGCGAGTGGCGGAAGGGATCTTCGCCGCCGCCGAGCGCTTCGACGCCTACCGGCTGCCCGAACTGTTCAGCGGTCTGCCGCGAGATGCCGGCGCCTTCCCGGTGCCGTACCTTGGGGCAAATGTCCCACAAGCCTGGGCCGCCGCCGCGGTGTTCCGTCTGGTTGCCATCCTCTGCGGCATCCATACCGTCGGCCGGACGCGGACGATGTACGTCAATCCCGACCTCCCCGACTGGCTGCCCTCGCTGACCCTGCGCAACCTGCGGGCGGGCCGGGGGGCGATGGAGCTCCATCTCGAGCGCAACCGGGTCCAGGTCGCGGGCAATACCACCGGCTTCAAGGTGGTGCACGGCCGGCTGCCCCGGCCGGCGCTGGTCGAAGCGCCACTGGCTCGCTCCTGA
- a CDS encoding glycosidase: MAVKAPPYRLERLGIVMEPLPGEPREVEGVLNPATARARDGELYLFPRMVARGNYSRIGRARVVFDQGGKPSGVERLGIALEPDEAWERNPATAGVEDPRITFVDSLDAYVMAYAAYGPLGPRIGLAISRDLLSWERMGPVSFDYQPSLRTDLNLYPNKDAMFFPKAVPGPDGKPAYAMLHRPMWNLSWISPNAGRPLPVGVTDERQSIWVSFAPAEAVMNDLHALTRLGQHRQVAQPQQPWEATKIGGGTPPIRIPEGWLIIYHGVTARMDAHPGPRDPVRYVAGAMVLDPQDVSRVLSRSQLPLLEPETKEEREGTVPNVVFPTAIDVRDGGEADVYYGMADTRIGAARLRRIT; the protein is encoded by the coding sequence ATGGCGGTAAAGGCGCCGCCATACCGGCTGGAGCGCCTCGGCATCGTGATGGAGCCGTTGCCCGGGGAGCCACGGGAGGTTGAGGGCGTGCTCAACCCGGCAACCGCGCGCGCCCGCGATGGCGAGCTCTACCTCTTCCCGCGGATGGTGGCCCGGGGCAACTACTCGCGGATCGGGCGCGCGCGAGTCGTATTCGATCAAGGTGGCAAGCCCTCGGGCGTCGAGCGGCTCGGTATCGCTCTGGAACCCGACGAGGCGTGGGAGCGGAATCCAGCCACGGCCGGCGTCGAGGATCCGCGGATCACGTTCGTCGACAGTCTGGATGCCTACGTGATGGCGTATGCCGCCTATGGGCCGCTCGGTCCGCGCATCGGGCTCGCAATCAGTCGGGACCTGCTCAGTTGGGAGCGGATGGGCCCGGTGTCGTTCGACTACCAGCCATCCCTGCGGACGGATTTGAACCTTTACCCCAACAAGGACGCGATGTTCTTCCCGAAAGCCGTGCCCGGCCCGGATGGCAAGCCCGCCTATGCCATGCTGCACCGCCCCATGTGGAACCTGTCCTGGATTAGCCCGAACGCAGGCCGGCCGCTCCCAGTGGGCGTGACGGATGAACGCCAGAGCATATGGGTATCGTTCGCTCCCGCTGAGGCGGTCATGAATGATTTGCATGCCCTGACACGACTCGGCCAGCACCGGCAGGTGGCGCAGCCTCAGCAGCCGTGGGAAGCGACCAAGATCGGCGGTGGCACCCCCCCTATTCGCATCCCGGAGGGATGGCTGATCATCTACCACGGCGTAACCGCCCGCATGGATGCCCATCCCGGACCGCGCGACCCCGTGCGCTACGTCGCCGGCGCGATGGTGCTGGATCCTCAGGACGTCAGCCGCGTCCTCAGTCGCTCCCAACTCCCGCTGCTCGAGCCGGAGACGAAAGAGGAACGCGAGGGAACGGTCCCGAACGTCGTCTTCCCAACCGCGATCGATGTGCGCGATGGCGGCGAGGCTGATGTCTACTACGGGATGGCCGACACCCGGATCGGGGCAGCGCGGCTCCGTCGCATTACCTAA
- a CDS encoding carbohydrate ABC transporter permease → MAAITVDKVAQQRNPRGAIVAKQVALYVAMTIFGLIMLGPFILAIFGAFKTDVDVTSYPPTLFPKTWHPENFLNVAKLFPMFPRWFVNSIGLSTAVTVLNVFFCALAGYAFARLRFPARNVLFLAVLATLMIPLQVTLIPKFLIMKQLGLINTYPGVILPNVSTAAGIFLMTQFMKAIPNELEEAAVIDGASKWTVFRRVILPLSAPALTALAIFSFQGQWNDFLWPLVILNDPSLFTLPLGIAGFGTQYVAHTNWVLVGSIFTTIPMVLLVFFFQRYIIKSVATTGGK, encoded by the coding sequence ATGGCAGCTATCACGGTCGACAAGGTCGCGCAACAACGCAATCCCCGCGGGGCCATCGTGGCCAAGCAGGTCGCGCTCTACGTCGCGATGACGATCTTCGGGCTCATCATGCTGGGCCCCTTTATCCTCGCAATTTTCGGCGCGTTCAAGACCGACGTCGACGTCACGTCCTACCCGCCCACGCTCTTCCCCAAGACCTGGCATCCGGAAAACTTTCTCAACGTGGCCAAGCTTTTTCCGATGTTTCCCCGCTGGTTCGTCAACAGCATCGGCCTCTCGACGGCGGTCACGGTGCTCAACGTTTTCTTTTGCGCGCTGGCCGGCTACGCCTTTGCTCGCTTGCGGTTCCCGGCAAGGAACGTGCTGTTCCTGGCCGTGCTCGCGACGCTAATGATCCCGCTTCAGGTGACGCTGATCCCGAAGTTCCTCATCATGAAGCAGCTTGGACTGATCAACACCTATCCCGGCGTTATCCTGCCCAATGTCTCGACAGCCGCGGGCATCTTTTTGATGACGCAGTTCATGAAGGCCATCCCGAACGAACTGGAGGAGGCCGCCGTCATCGATGGGGCCAGCAAATGGACGGTGTTCAGGCGGGTGATCCTGCCACTCTCCGCCCCGGCGTTGACGGCGCTCGCAATCTTCAGCTTCCAGGGCCAATGGAACGACTTCCTCTGGCCGCTCGTCATCCTTAACGACCCTTCGTTGTTCACGCTTCCCTTGGGCATCGCCGGGTTCGGCACCCAGTACGTGGCACATACGAACTGGGTGCTAGTCGGCTCGATCTTCACGACCATCCCGATGGTGCTCCTGGTGTTCTTCTTCCAGCGCTACATCATCAAGAGCGTCGCGACCACCGGCGGCAAGTAG